The Scyliorhinus canicula chromosome 13, sScyCan1.1, whole genome shotgun sequence genome contains a region encoding:
- the LOC119976162 gene encoding zinc-binding protein A33-like isoform X2, which translates to METQPGTTAQSQGGQASELKGTTLQEHQETLRLYCLTHRQLLCRSSSKRKKTHQKVPVEEAAEVLKELLQTLLKPLQNKQEEINTSKSNCERTLTYIQQRAGNAEQQVKEEFWKLHQFLFKEEKTALQKLKQEKKKRCQAMRGTIEKITEEVATLSNTIEEIQQLLSEDDHIRFLRKFPEIEKSCRAKRVNPVPVRVCPVVNIEQSIGSLQYRVWKKMLTVMSTAPVTLDPYTAHPHLLLSKELTSVSHSTKRQQPLLDRPERFDPHLCVLGREGYTSGKHHWEVVVGQKTEWDLGLARGSINRKEAIDLNPDSGVWIIALRYGNQYRAATKTWRHLDLREKPRKIRVCLDYEGGKVSFYNADSMSHIFTFTDRFREKLYPFLSPGNSDRGRNHEPLTICPRKVTIQEN; encoded by the exons atgGAAACGCAGCCCGGGACAACAGCCCAGTCCCAAGGTGGGCAGGCCAGCGAGCTGAAAGGCACCACTCTCCAGGAACACCAGGAGACGCTGAGGCTTTACTGCCTAACCCACAGGCAGCTGCTTTGTCGGAGttcttcaaaaagaaaaaagacccACCAGAAGGTCCCTGTGGAAGAGGCAGCTGAAGTGTTGAAG GAGCTGTTGCAAACCTTACTAAAACCCCTCCAGAACAAGCAGGAGGAAATCAATACCTCAAAAAGCAACTGTGAGAGAACATTAACTTACATCCAG CAGCGGGCTGGCAACGCAGAGCAACAGGTTAAGGAAGAATTTTGGAAACTTCACCAGTTTCTCTTCAAGGAAGAGAAGACTGCTTTGCAAAAGCTGAAGCAAGAAAAGAAGAAAAGGTGTCAGGCGATGAGGGGGACAATCGAGAAGATAACTGAGGAAGTGGCAACACTCTCGAACACCATTGAGGAGATTCAGCAACTGCTGAGTGAGGACGATCATATCCGATTTCTCAGG aAATTTCCAGAAATTGAGAAAAGTTGCAG AGCAAAAAGGGTGAATCCGGTTCCAGTGAGGGTTTGTCCTGTTGTCAATATAGAGCAGAGCATTGGATCGCTCCAGTACCGAGTGTGGAAGAAGATGTTGACGGTGATGAGCACAG CTCCAGTGACCTTGGACCCTTACACAGCTCATCCTCACTTACTCCTGTCCAAAGAGCTCACCAGCGTGAGTCACTCCACGAAAAGACAGCAGCCACTCTTGGACCGCCCGGAACGATTCGACCCTCACCTCTGCGTCCTGGGTCGCGAGGGATACACATCTGGGAAACACcactgggaggtggtggtggggcagaAGACTGAGTGGGACCTGGGCCTAGCCAGAGGATCTATCAACAGGAAAGAGGCCATTGACCTGAACCCAGATAGTGGGGTATGGATAATAGCGCTGAGGTACGGGAATCAGTACCGGGCTGCCACCAAGACCTGGAGGCACTTGGATCTGAGGGAGAAGCCGAGGAAAATTCGAGTCTGCCTGGATTATGAGGGAGGGAAGGTGTCCTTTTACAATGCAGATAGCATGTCCCACATCTTCACTTTCACCGATAGATTCCGTGAGAAACTCTATCCTTTTCTGAGTCCAGGTAACAGTGATAGGGGGAGAAACCATGAGCCCCTGACAATCTGTCCGCGGAAAGTAACAATTCAAGAAAACTAG
- the LOC119976162 gene encoding zinc-binding protein A33-like isoform X1, translating into METQPGTTAQSQGGQASELKGTTLQEHQETLRLYCLTHRQLLCRSSSKRKKTHQKVPVEEAAEVLKQELLQTLLKPLQNKQEEINTSKSNCERTLTYIQQRAGNAEQQVKEEFWKLHQFLFKEEKTALQKLKQEKKKRCQAMRGTIEKITEEVATLSNTIEEIQQLLSEDDHIRFLRKFPEIEKSCRAKRVNPVPVRVCPVVNIEQSIGSLQYRVWKKMLTVMSTAPVTLDPYTAHPHLLLSKELTSVSHSTKRQQPLLDRPERFDPHLCVLGREGYTSGKHHWEVVVGQKTEWDLGLARGSINRKEAIDLNPDSGVWIIALRYGNQYRAATKTWRHLDLREKPRKIRVCLDYEGGKVSFYNADSMSHIFTFTDRFREKLYPFLSPGNSDRGRNHEPLTICPRKVTIQEN; encoded by the exons atgGAAACGCAGCCCGGGACAACAGCCCAGTCCCAAGGTGGGCAGGCCAGCGAGCTGAAAGGCACCACTCTCCAGGAACACCAGGAGACGCTGAGGCTTTACTGCCTAACCCACAGGCAGCTGCTTTGTCGGAGttcttcaaaaagaaaaaagacccACCAGAAGGTCCCTGTGGAAGAGGCAGCTGAAGTGTTGAAG CAGGAGCTGTTGCAAACCTTACTAAAACCCCTCCAGAACAAGCAGGAGGAAATCAATACCTCAAAAAGCAACTGTGAGAGAACATTAACTTACATCCAG CAGCGGGCTGGCAACGCAGAGCAACAGGTTAAGGAAGAATTTTGGAAACTTCACCAGTTTCTCTTCAAGGAAGAGAAGACTGCTTTGCAAAAGCTGAAGCAAGAAAAGAAGAAAAGGTGTCAGGCGATGAGGGGGACAATCGAGAAGATAACTGAGGAAGTGGCAACACTCTCGAACACCATTGAGGAGATTCAGCAACTGCTGAGTGAGGACGATCATATCCGATTTCTCAGG aAATTTCCAGAAATTGAGAAAAGTTGCAG AGCAAAAAGGGTGAATCCGGTTCCAGTGAGGGTTTGTCCTGTTGTCAATATAGAGCAGAGCATTGGATCGCTCCAGTACCGAGTGTGGAAGAAGATGTTGACGGTGATGAGCACAG CTCCAGTGACCTTGGACCCTTACACAGCTCATCCTCACTTACTCCTGTCCAAAGAGCTCACCAGCGTGAGTCACTCCACGAAAAGACAGCAGCCACTCTTGGACCGCCCGGAACGATTCGACCCTCACCTCTGCGTCCTGGGTCGCGAGGGATACACATCTGGGAAACACcactgggaggtggtggtggggcagaAGACTGAGTGGGACCTGGGCCTAGCCAGAGGATCTATCAACAGGAAAGAGGCCATTGACCTGAACCCAGATAGTGGGGTATGGATAATAGCGCTGAGGTACGGGAATCAGTACCGGGCTGCCACCAAGACCTGGAGGCACTTGGATCTGAGGGAGAAGCCGAGGAAAATTCGAGTCTGCCTGGATTATGAGGGAGGGAAGGTGTCCTTTTACAATGCAGATAGCATGTCCCACATCTTCACTTTCACCGATAGATTCCGTGAGAAACTCTATCCTTTTCTGAGTCCAGGTAACAGTGATAGGGGGAGAAACCATGAGCCCCTGACAATCTGTCCGCGGAAAGTAACAATTCAAGAAAACTAG